A part of Geothrix oryzae genomic DNA contains:
- a CDS encoding YchJ family protein yields the protein MSRPCPCTSKKPYDHCCGPFHAGKAAPETAELLMRSRFSAYALGKVDYLIATRPEAKRAEENREELAQYCKSVSCVGLKIVSKEKGGKADDTGVVTFHASLQANGRRSLHIETSTFARENGKWVYVDGLVKG from the coding sequence ATGTCCCGCCCCTGCCCCTGCACCTCCAAGAAGCCCTACGACCATTGCTGCGGCCCCTTCCATGCGGGCAAGGCGGCGCCGGAGACCGCGGAGCTGCTCATGCGCTCCCGCTTCTCGGCCTATGCGCTCGGCAAAGTGGACTATCTCATCGCCACCCGGCCCGAGGCCAAGCGCGCCGAGGAGAACCGCGAGGAACTGGCCCAGTACTGCAAGTCCGTCAGCTGCGTGGGCCTGAAGATCGTCAGCAAGGAGAAGGGCGGCAAGGCCGACGACACCGGCGTCGTCACCTTCCACGCCAGCCTCCAGGCCAACGGCCGCCGCAGCCTCCACATCGAGACCAGCACCTTCGCCCGGGAGAACGGGAAGTGGGTCTATGTGGATGGTTTGGTGAAGGGATAG